From Pempheris klunzingeri isolate RE-2024b chromosome 16, fPemKlu1.hap1, whole genome shotgun sequence, a single genomic window includes:
- the LOC139215405 gene encoding ictacalcin-like: MSNLQTAMAIIISTFDKYSGKEGDKYTLSKGELKELLQSELGELLGKANDKAAVDHIFKDLDSNQDNSVDFDEYGKLIFCLTRMCHEYFTGKK, from the exons ATGTCTAACCTTCAGACAGCTATGGCCATCATCATCAGCACTTTCGATAAATACTCCGGCAAGGAGGGGGACAAATACACCCTGAGTAAGGGAGAGCTGAAAGAGCTGCTTCAGAGCGAGCTTGGAGAACTATTAGGG AAAGCCAATGACAAGGCAGCGGTGGACCACATCTTCAAGGACCTGGACTCAAACCAGGACAACAGTGTGGACTTCGACGAGTATGGCAAACTGATCTTCTGCCTCACTCGGATGTGCCACGAGTACTTCACAGGCAAAAAATAG
- the LOC139215404 gene encoding protein S100-A1-like — protein MPSELEQAMESLITVFHRYASKDGRSGTLSRRELRELMENELSNFLKSQKDPAAVDKIMKDLDTNGDGQVDFEEFVSLVVGLSIACEQCYQMHMKTAKKK, from the exons ATGCCTTCAGAACTGGAGCAAGCCATGGAGTCGCTCATCACGGTGTTCCACCGTTACGCCTCCAAGGACGGCCGGAGTGGCACACTCAGCCGTCGAGAGCTCAGAGAGTTGATGGAGAATGAGCTGTCTAACTTCCTCAAG TCTCAGAAGGACCCTGCTGCTGTAGACAAAATCATGAAGGACCTGGACACCAACGGTGATGGACAAGTGGACTTTGAGGAGTTTGTTTCTCTGGTTGTTGGACTTTCCATTGCCTGTGAGCAGTGCTATCAAATGCACATGAAGACGGCTAAAAAGAAGTAA
- the trim46b gene encoding tripartite motif-containing 46b → MAPRFQVKSNMKSLERELHCHVCKDIVKQPVVLPCQHSVCLMCASEVLVANGYPPPDLPPEPNSPASTPNTRSPRQARRPTPKAEQRPIDRVLRAGPHPPSPSMPRSPGYLGRRRREGPPQVMMFPCLPCGRDVELGEKGLTDCLRNLTLERIVERYRHTVSLGSVAVMCQFCKPPQALEATKGCADCRSNFCNECFKLYHPWGTPRAQHEHIQPTLNFRPKVLTCPEHDQEKMQFYCRSCQRLLCSLCKLRRIHTGHKILPVAQAYQALKEKITKEMNYILSNQDTVLAQITQLESSITQTEVNSVAAREQLAQSIRDLTAALAERHSSLTHALEEARQKRGEALAAQVAERRSLMEHAGLMAFTQEMLKETDQPCFVQAARQTHNRLSKAIENLQHFTLAADPSFRHFQLDVSKELKLLTELNFIQAPLAPVIDTQHTLAYDQLFLCWRLPQDSAPAWHFSVEYRRRGVVPGGASRGGIRGGLAAARWGWQRLDEVSGTSAVIDRLEMDSVYVLRVRGCNKAGYGEYSEEVYLHTPPAPVLNFYLDSRWGLHADRLVVSKEQRCARSVPGLSLLQAADHALTSCHLTSDLLVGDVAITQGRHYWACSVEPGSYLVKVGVGLESKLQEWFHLPQDMASPRYDPDSGHDSGAEDALDSAPPFCFLTMGMGKIYLPQHSYHHHSSHGNGVRDPISNGPSSPTGLTYPLPPRLGVCLDFEKGRVTFYDAHSLRPLWEGHVDCSGPVCPAFCFIGGGALQLQELVANRNADQTPVRRVTIQPRVSNLNN, encoded by the exons ATGGCGCCCAGATTTCAGGTGAAG TCTAACATGAAGAGCCTGGAGCGTGAGCTGCATTGCCATGTGTGTAAGGACATAGTGAAACAGCCCGTGGTCCTGCCATGCCAGCACAGCGTCTGCCTCATGTGTGCCTCGGAGGTCTTAGTGGCAAATGGCTACCCACCTCCAGACCTTCCCCCAGAGCCAAACTCCCCAGCCTCCACACCCAACACCCGCTCACCACGTCAGGCTCGCAGGCCCACACCTAAAGCTGAGCAGCGGCCTATTGACCGCGTGCTGCGGGCAG GTCCCCACCCGCCTTCGCCATCCATGCCCCGCTCTCCGGGATATCTAGGGCGACGCCGTAGGGAAGGTCCGCCCCAGGTGATGATGTTCCCCTGCCTCCCTTGCGGCCGCGATGTGGAGCTGGGAGAGAAGGGCCTTACTGATTGTCTGCGCAACCTCACCTTAGAGCGTATAGTGGAGAG gtacagacacacagtgagtcTGGGCAGTGTGGCTGTGATGTGCCAGTTTTGCAAACCTCCGCAAGCTCTGGAGGCCACGAAGGGCTGCGCTGACTGCCGGTCCAATTTCTGTAATGAGTGTTTCAAGCTATATCACCCGTGGGGGACACCACGGGCACAACATGAACATATCCAGCCTACACTCAACTTCCGACCAAAG GTTCTGACCTGTCCGGAACATGACCAGGAGAAAATGCAGTTCTATTGTAGGTCCTGTCAgcggctgctctgctctctctgcaaaCTGCGCCGCATCCACACTGGACACAAAATCCTGCCAGTGGCCCAAGCATACCAGGCCCTGAAG GAGAAGATTACGAAGGAGATGAACTACATTCTGTCCAACCAGGACACAGTTCTGGCTCAGATTACCCAGCTGGAGAGTTCCATCACTCAGACTGAG GTGAACAGTGTGGCAGCCAGAGAGCAGCTGGCTCAGAGTATCAGGGACCTGACGGCTGCGCTGGCTGAGCGCCACTCTTCACTCACCCATGCTCTGGAGGAGGCGCGACAGAAACGAGGCGAGGCATTGGCTGCTCAAGTGGCGGAGAGACGGAGCTTGATGGAACATGCAGGGCTCATGGCGTTTACCCAGGAGATGTTGAAAGAAACTGACCAACCCTGCTTTGTGCAGGCAGCTCGCCAGACTCATAACAG GTTGAGCAAAGCAATTGAGAATCTCCAGCATTTCACCCTGGCTGCTGATCCGTCCTTCAGGCACTTCCAGCTGGACGTCTCCAAAGAACTCAAACTCCTGACAGAGTTGAACTTCATCCAGG CTCCCCTGGCTCCAGTGATTGATACCCAGCATACCCTGGCCTACGACCAGCTCTTCCTGTGCTGGCGACTTCCTCAAGACTCTGCACCCGCCTGGCACTTCTCCGTCGAGTATCGCCGGCGGGGTGTTGTACCTGGGGGAGCGTCTAGAGGTGGAATCAGAGGAGGACTGGCAGCCGCCCGCTGGGGCTGGCAGCGATTGGATGAAGTGAGTGGGACCAgtgctgtgattgacaggttgGAGATGGACAGCGTGTACGTGCTGCGGGTGAGAGGCTGCAACAAGGCGGGCTACGGGGAGTACAGCGAGGAGGTGTACCTGCACACCCCGCCTGCACCAG TGCTCAACTTCTACCTGGACTCTCGCTGGGGCCTCCATGCCGACCGGCTGGTCGTCAGTAAAGAGCAGCGCTGTGCTCGCAGCGTCCCTGGTCTCTCTTTGCTGCAGGCCGCTGACCACGCCCTCACTTCTTGTCACCTGACCTCAGACCTCCTGGTCGGTGATGTGGCTATTACACAGGGACGGCACTACTGGGCATGCTCGGTGGAGCCTGGATCTTATCTAGTGAAG GTGGGAGTTGGTCTGGAATCCAAACTGCAGGAATGGTTTCACCTTCCACAAGACATGGCCAGTCCCCG ctacGACCCAGACAGTGGTCATGACAGCGGAGCAGAGGATGCCCTTGACTCTGCTCCGCCATTCTGCTTCCTCACTATGGGGATGGGTAAGATCTACCTGCCCCAGCACAGCTACCACCATCACAGTAGCCATGGAAACGGTGTCCGGGACCCCATCAGCAATGGCCCCTCCTCACCCACAGGCCTCACCTACCCACTGCCGCCCCGGCTCGGTGTGTGCCTTGACTTTGAGAAGGGTCGCGTCACCTTCTATGATGCCCACTCTCTGCGACCTTTGTGGGAAGGTCACGTAGATTGCTCCGGCCCTGTGTGCCCTGCTTTCTGTTTCATAGGTGGAGGAGCGCTGCAGCTACAGGAGCTGGTAGCCAATCGCAATGCAGATCAGACTCCGGTCAGAAGGGTAACCATCCAACCCCGTGTCTCTAATTTAAATAACTGA
- the dpm3 gene encoding dolichol-phosphate mannosyltransferase subunit 3, with the protein MTKLLEWLFGVSVVVALWALVTFDLLDLRLPQTYREVAWPMPLYLLVTFGCYSLATVGYRVATFNDCDEAAKELQEQIKEAKEDLRKKGLKI; encoded by the coding sequence ATGACTAAACTCCTGGAGTGGCTGTTCGGTGTGTCGGTGGTGGTCGCACTCTGGGCTTTGGTCACTTTCGACCTGTTGGACCTGCGCCTGCCGCAGACTTACAGAGAGGTTGCCTGGCCGATGCCTCTGTATCTGCTGGTCACGTTTGGCTGCTACTCCCTGGCCACGGTGGGATACAGGGTGGCCACCTTCAATGACTGTGATGAGGCAGCGAAAGAGCTGCAGGAGCAGATCAAAGAAGCCAAAGAGGACTTGAGGAAAAAGGGCTTGAAGATATAA